The proteins below are encoded in one region of Pomacea canaliculata isolate SZHN2017 linkage group LG7, ASM307304v1, whole genome shotgun sequence:
- the LOC112568908 gene encoding uncharacterized protein LOC112568908 isoform X1: MELKFVIFYSLLLLELKVYSALNFEECPAGMLNVTEDDEISLTCGPSYSDISWYYSSDNTLKDYIGYCSGTSCYPIQSNKFRIQAEWSSWPLRLYKSTLDITYVTREEARFFYCKNSYWMYTCRLRVTVPADLVSENCNVEISNFRVQGACQVARMYSSDSIYKCTWSVNDAELPSGFEEPLTNWTDRYTRPFNRTYMRGNCSFEQDMPSIRYSYSYRISIDPGLQNYIVKTINIVPPRKPEINCSETVLEGSTVTCMCKSPNRGNPPAHFVWDGLNTDEILLLNVSRQKNSTKYTCRQTWGSYGLINTTVNYTLTVAYGPSDVNISIVRSENGTKTFICMAIDVFPSATFHWNILCGQTTKTMTISTCTLPARDTDGDFVVQCTASNTAFPHSSVEKNLIVNVPHTKTELSLSSTEESIRQADKQSTNAKDSSSSGSINGGLIGGVVAAVVFAIIIGAVIVVFIVKRRKETFIGERFTSRLWPRAFKFFHKKSPLSTPYATVNKPTSATPITRLAAPSGDLYTRPTSNISIDYNGEYVTVSDTVENSVDFTLMTNQSKHETTDLKESSKRTINQRPATTNTNNFQDSTGSIYMNVTEVPTDSGLGVYHIVPWRTMSAQETDTRNDGAAAGVSEDEYNALNFEEDRSGQEDQAATYHHLEHE; the protein is encoded by the exons ATGGAGCTAAAGTTTGTGATATTTTacagtcttcttcttctcgagCTAAAAGTATATTCAG caCTCAACTTTGAAGAATGTCCAGCTGGAATGCTAAATGTAACGGAGGACGATGAGATCAGCCTTACTTGTGGTCCATCTTACAGTGACATAAGTTGGTATTATTCAAGCGACAACACGTTGAAGGACTACATCGGCTACTGCAGTGGAACATCTTGCTATCCCATACAGTCAAATAAGTTCAGAATACAAGCCGAGTGGTCTTCGTGGCCTTTAAGGTTGTACAAAAGCACTTTAGACATCACTTATGTCACGAGGGAGGAAGCTCGCTTTTTCTATTGTAAAAATTCTTACTGGATGTATACGTGTAGACTTCGGGTAACAG TACCTGCTGATCTGGTTTCCGAAAACTGCAATGTGGAGATATCAAACTTTAGAGTGCAAGGAGCATGCCAGGTTGCAAGGATGTACTCGTCAGATTCCATCTACAAATGCACGTGGAGCGTAAATGATGCCGAG CTACCCTCTGGTTTTGAAGAACCCCTTACTAATTGGACTGACAGGTATACAAGGCCTTTCAATAGAACCTACATGAGGGGAAACTGCTCTTTTGAGCAGGATATGCCTTCTATAAGGTACAGCTACAGCTACAGAATCAGTATTGATCCTGGTCTTCAAAACTACATTGTAAAGACGATTAACATAG TGCCTCCTAGAAAGCCTGAGATCAACTGTTCAGAGACTGTTCTTGAGGGATCGACTGTCACCTGTATGTGCAAATCTCCAAACAGAGGAAACCCACCTGCACACTTTGTTTGGGATGGACTAAATACCGATGAAATACTTCTTCTCAATGTAAGCCGACAAAAAAACTCCACTAAATATACATGCCGACAGACTTGGGGTTCTTACGGGCTTATCAACACTACAGTTAACTACACCTTAACAGTAGCAT ACGGACCGTCGGATGTCAACATTTCCATTGTGAGATCAGAAAATGGAACAAAGACCTTCATATGCATGGCGATTGATGTGTTCCCTTCAGCAACGTTTCACTGGAACATCTTATGTGGCCAGACGACTAAAACCATGACTATCAGCACGTGTACTCTCCCCGCACGTGATACAGATGGCGACTTTGTAGTGCAATGTACAGCCAGTAACACAGCTTTCCCTCATTCGTCTGTTGAGAAAAACTTGATCGTGAACGTCCCACATACAAAAACTGAATTATCTTTATCAA GTACAGAAGAGAGCATCAGGCAGGCAGATAAACAGAGCACAAATGCAAAGGACTCGTCATCGTCAGGCAGCATTAACGGAGGACTAATTGGTGGCGTTGTTGCAGCTGTAGTTTTTGCAATTATTATCGGAGCTGTCATCGTTGTCTTCATAGTTAAGCGGCGGAAAG AAACATTTATCGGCGAAAGGTTTACATCGAGGCTATGGCCTCGTGCTTTTAAATTCTTCCATAAAAAGTCTCCACTATCCACACCCTATGCAACCGTCAACAAGCCCACGTCCGCCACACCCATCACACGTCTCGCGGCCCCGTCAGGTGACCTCTACACCAGACCTACCAGCAACATTTCTATCGACTACAACGGTGAATATGTCACAGTTAGCGACACCGTTGAGAACTCAGTCGACTTCACTCTCATGACCAACCAGTCTAAACATGAAACGACTGACCTCAAGGAATCGTCTAAACGGACAATTAATCAAAGGCCAgcgacaacaaacacaaacaattttcAAGATTCAACAG GAAGTATCTACATGAATGTCACTGAAGTGCCGACTGATTCAGGGTTGGGTGTGTACCATATAGTTCCCTGGAGAACAATGTCTGCTCAAGAGACTGACACaagg AACGATGGAGCAGCAGCAGGAGTTTCAGAGGACGAATACAATGCCCTCAACTTCGAGGAGGATCGCTCTGGACAAGAAGATCAAGCAGCCACCTACCACCACCTTGAACATGAATGA
- the LOC112568920 gene encoding uncharacterized protein LOC112568920, translated as MEAKFLIFYSLILLERKVYSAINIEECPTGMLNVTEDDELSLTCGPSYSEIEWFYSRNSTLGDYIGYCSGTYCHSTQTNKFRIHANWASWPSRLYKSTLDITNVTREEARFFHCKDSDLMYTCRLRVTVPANLVSENCNLEISNWKVQGTCQVARMYSSDSIYKCTWSVNDAELPSGFEEPLTNWTDRYTSYLNRTYMRGNCSFNQDMPSVRYSYTYKISVDPGLQNFIVKTINIEPPKKPEINCSETVQEGSTVVCMCTSQYKGNPPAKFAWDGIDTDRLLLRNVSRQQNCTKYTCRQTWGPYGFINTTVNYTLTVACTEDSIRQTDKQNTKAKDSSSSGSINGGLIGGIVAAVVFAIIIGAIIVIFIVKRRKDPMYETARRPDNNEHNYEDLTQNKCEARQPTGASYKEVTRPNTDGHM; from the exons ATGGAGGCGaagtttttgatattttacagtCTTATTCTTCTCGAGCGAAAAGTATATTCAG CAATCAACATTGAAGAATGTCCAACTGGAATGCTAAATGTGACGGAGGACGATGAGCTCAGCCTTACGTGTGGTCCTTCTTACAGTGAGATAGAGTGGTTTTATTCTAGAAACAGCACCTTGGGGGACTACATCGGCTACTGCAGTGGAACATATTGCCATTCCACACAGACAAATAAGTTCAGAATACACGCCAACTGGGCTTCGTGGCCTTCACGGTTGTACAAAAGCACTTTAGACATCACTAATGTCACGAGGGAGGAAGCTCGTTTTTTCCATTGTAAAGATTCTGACTTGATGTATACGTGTAGACTTCGGGTAACAG TACCTGCTAATCTGGTTTCCGAAAACTGCAATTTGGAGATATCAAACTGGAAAGTGCAAGGAACATGCCAGGTTGCAAGGATGTACTCGTCAGATTCCATCTACAAATGCACGTGGAGCGTAAATGATGCCGAG CTACCCTCTGGTTTTGAAGAACCCCTTACTAATTGGACTGACAGGTATACAAGCTATTTGAATAGAACCTACATGAGAGGAAACTGCTCTTTTAATCAGGATATGCCTTCTGTGAGGTACAGCTACACCTACAAAATCAGTGTTGATCCTGGTCTTCAAAACTTCATTGTAAAGACGATTAACATAG AGCCTCCTAAGAAGCCTGAGATCAACTGTTCAGAAACTGTTCAGGAGGGATCGACTGTCGTCTGTATGTGCACCTCCCAATACAAAGGAAATCCACCTGCGAAATTTGCTTGGGATGGAATAGATACTGATAGACTACTTCTTCGCAATGTCAGCCGACAACAAAACTGCACTAAATATACATGTCGACAGACTTGGGGTCCTTACGGATTTATCAACACTACAGTTAACTACACCTTAACAGTAGCAT GTACAGAAGACAGCATCAGGCAGACAGATAAACAGAACACAAAAGCAAAGGACTCGTCATCGTCGGGCAGCATTAACGGAGGACTAATTGGTGGCATTGTTGCAGCTGTAGTTTTTGCAATTATTATCGGAGCTATCATCGTTATCTTCATAGTCAAGCGGCGGAAAG ATCCAATGTACGAGACAGCTAGAAGACCAGATAACAACGAACATAATTATGAAGACCTTACTCAGAACAAATGTGAAGCTCGCCAGCCAACAG gTGCAAGCTACAAAGAGGTTACAAGACCAAACACTGATGGACATATGTAA
- the LOC112568908 gene encoding uncharacterized protein LOC112568908 isoform X2 has translation MELKFVIFYSLLLLELKVYSALNFEECPAGMLNVTEDDEISLTCGPSYSDISWYYSSDNTLKDYIGYCSGTSCYPIQSNKFRIQAEWSSWPLRLYKSTLDITYVTREEARFFYCKNSYWMYTCRLRVTVPADLVSENCNVEISNFRVQGACQVARMYSSDSIYKCTWSVNDAELPSGFEEPLTNWTDRYTRPFNRTYMRGNCSFEQDMPSIRYSYSYRISIDPGLQNYIVKTINIVPPRKPEINCSETVLEGSTVTCMCKSPNRGNPPAHFVWDGLNTDEILLLNVSRQKNSTKYTCRQTWGSYGLINTTVNYTLTVAYGPSDVNISIVRSENGTKTFICMAIDVFPSATFHWNILCGQTTKTMTISTCTLPARDTDGDFVVQCTASNTAFPHSSVEKNLIVNVPHTKTELSLSSTEESIRQADKQSTNAKDSSSSGSINGGLIGGVVAAVVFAIIIGAVIVVFIVKRRKDPAYNTRRRPAKNEHSYEDLTQNRCEVRQPTGASYEEVTRQSSDEHVYGDGTLKGQSASKTAGVIFVLPTA, from the exons ATGGAGCTAAAGTTTGTGATATTTTacagtcttcttcttctcgagCTAAAAGTATATTCAG caCTCAACTTTGAAGAATGTCCAGCTGGAATGCTAAATGTAACGGAGGACGATGAGATCAGCCTTACTTGTGGTCCATCTTACAGTGACATAAGTTGGTATTATTCAAGCGACAACACGTTGAAGGACTACATCGGCTACTGCAGTGGAACATCTTGCTATCCCATACAGTCAAATAAGTTCAGAATACAAGCCGAGTGGTCTTCGTGGCCTTTAAGGTTGTACAAAAGCACTTTAGACATCACTTATGTCACGAGGGAGGAAGCTCGCTTTTTCTATTGTAAAAATTCTTACTGGATGTATACGTGTAGACTTCGGGTAACAG TACCTGCTGATCTGGTTTCCGAAAACTGCAATGTGGAGATATCAAACTTTAGAGTGCAAGGAGCATGCCAGGTTGCAAGGATGTACTCGTCAGATTCCATCTACAAATGCACGTGGAGCGTAAATGATGCCGAG CTACCCTCTGGTTTTGAAGAACCCCTTACTAATTGGACTGACAGGTATACAAGGCCTTTCAATAGAACCTACATGAGGGGAAACTGCTCTTTTGAGCAGGATATGCCTTCTATAAGGTACAGCTACAGCTACAGAATCAGTATTGATCCTGGTCTTCAAAACTACATTGTAAAGACGATTAACATAG TGCCTCCTAGAAAGCCTGAGATCAACTGTTCAGAGACTGTTCTTGAGGGATCGACTGTCACCTGTATGTGCAAATCTCCAAACAGAGGAAACCCACCTGCACACTTTGTTTGGGATGGACTAAATACCGATGAAATACTTCTTCTCAATGTAAGCCGACAAAAAAACTCCACTAAATATACATGCCGACAGACTTGGGGTTCTTACGGGCTTATCAACACTACAGTTAACTACACCTTAACAGTAGCAT ACGGACCGTCGGATGTCAACATTTCCATTGTGAGATCAGAAAATGGAACAAAGACCTTCATATGCATGGCGATTGATGTGTTCCCTTCAGCAACGTTTCACTGGAACATCTTATGTGGCCAGACGACTAAAACCATGACTATCAGCACGTGTACTCTCCCCGCACGTGATACAGATGGCGACTTTGTAGTGCAATGTACAGCCAGTAACACAGCTTTCCCTCATTCGTCTGTTGAGAAAAACTTGATCGTGAACGTCCCACATACAAAAACTGAATTATCTTTATCAA GTACAGAAGAGAGCATCAGGCAGGCAGATAAACAGAGCACAAATGCAAAGGACTCGTCATCGTCAGGCAGCATTAACGGAGGACTAATTGGTGGCGTTGTTGCAGCTGTAGTTTTTGCAATTATTATCGGAGCTGTCATCGTTGTCTTCATAGTTAAGCGGCGGAAAG ATCCAGCATACAACACACGTAGAAGACCTGCTAAGAACGAACATAGTTATGAAGACCTTACTCAGAACAGGTGTGAAGTTCGTCAGCCAACAG gTGCAAGCTACGAAGAAGTTACAAGACAAAGCTCTGACGAACATGTATATGGCGATGGTACTCTTAAAGGTCAGAGTGCTTCAAAAACTGCAG GTGTAATCTTTGTTCTACCAACGGCATAA